In one window of Haloarcula sp. H-GB4 DNA:
- a CDS encoding transposase — MAPTCETRYAVFRQIAQQSYVDWPTYDSTPLFDRSSLPALKSDVRVVAEAWFNQNEHETVEPFVRALPLAYVQFDAHDRYAESTSYKMETLFRLFLLKECHGWNHETTLVEYLTHHPNLCEQIGLGSVPNQSTLWRSWHHRFTADLQETVETTAQTILIKAQNAGVAVPREPDRKLQYHDDDREDSEPDDQLVLKQAEEITDYVSHVVFPAFSLNRGEGCEIHENAYWSLQTYLGLRENLAANEGARSFVYESDRDRTPLGHAHREQIRNLTIAEIRKMYRQTVKRLLTEVAGTEQFFRAGIVAIDITEADPFTGDRTGNEDEIIGTKENTDEYAYQWATIQLVGNAVPIVLDARPVRRGESRKEIVEDLLDSAQDLVHVDKVLMDREFDSQHVLEMISQRGLSYVVPKRMQTSEKAQAKRLFQRGQDRYETDRKLHLGKNEWHETTLIYRRKENSEHDDHRQYSVFMANRGSGHLTEYGYRWEIESGYKSIKRFMAATTSKDFGLRFFYFAFACLLYSIWRAVDLLVQVELTGEYEHSPIVTADNTLTLLKKETGIG, encoded by the coding sequence GTGGCACCAACCTGTGAGACTCGTTATGCTGTCTTCCGCCAGATCGCCCAGCAATCCTACGTCGACTGGCCAACGTATGATTCTACCCCACTATTCGATCGGTCATCCCTCCCAGCGCTGAAATCGGACGTCCGCGTTGTCGCAGAAGCGTGGTTCAACCAGAATGAACACGAGACCGTCGAACCATTCGTTCGCGCATTGCCGCTGGCATACGTCCAGTTCGATGCACACGACCGTTACGCAGAGTCGACAAGCTACAAAATGGAGACGCTATTTCGGCTGTTCCTGCTGAAAGAATGCCACGGCTGGAACCATGAGACCACCCTCGTCGAATACCTCACCCACCACCCCAATCTCTGCGAACAGATCGGCCTGGGATCGGTTCCGAACCAGTCCACACTGTGGCGGAGCTGGCACCACCGCTTCACTGCTGATCTCCAAGAGACCGTCGAGACCACAGCTCAAACGATTCTCATCAAAGCTCAGAATGCGGGTGTCGCGGTTCCACGTGAACCGGATCGAAAGCTTCAGTACCATGACGACGATCGTGAGGACTCAGAGCCCGACGATCAATTAGTCCTAAAACAAGCTGAGGAAATTACTGACTATGTCAGCCACGTCGTCTTCCCCGCGTTCTCACTGAACCGTGGCGAGGGCTGCGAGATCCATGAGAACGCCTACTGGAGCTTACAGACGTATCTAGGGCTCCGTGAGAATCTGGCCGCCAACGAGGGTGCTCGAAGCTTTGTTTACGAATCGGATCGGGACCGGACGCCGTTGGGTCACGCTCATCGAGAACAGATTCGTAACCTTACCATCGCGGAGATAAGGAAGATGTACCGGCAGACTGTCAAGCGGCTTCTGACCGAAGTCGCGGGGACAGAGCAGTTCTTCCGCGCAGGGATCGTCGCCATCGACATCACCGAAGCCGACCCTTTCACCGGGGATAGAACGGGCAACGAGGACGAAATAATTGGGACGAAAGAGAACACCGACGAGTACGCCTATCAGTGGGCGACGATCCAACTGGTCGGGAACGCCGTTCCCATCGTACTGGATGCGCGGCCAGTCCGACGGGGTGAGTCACGGAAAGAAATCGTCGAGGATCTCCTCGACTCGGCCCAGGACCTCGTTCACGTCGATAAAGTGCTGATGGACCGGGAGTTCGATAGCCAGCACGTGTTGGAGATGATTAGTCAGCGCGGGCTCTCGTACGTGGTTCCGAAGCGGATGCAGACAAGCGAGAAAGCCCAAGCAAAGCGGTTGTTCCAACGGGGTCAGGACAGATACGAAACCGACCGGAAGCTCCATCTTGGGAAGAACGAGTGGCACGAGACGACGCTAATCTATCGTCGGAAAGAGAACTCCGAGCATGACGATCACCGGCAGTACTCGGTGTTCATGGCGAATCGAGGCAGCGGACACCTCACCGAGTACGGGTACCGGTGGGAGATTGAGAGTGGCTACAAATCGATCAAGCGATTCATGGCCGCGACGACGTCGAAGGATTTCGGGCTACGGTTCTTCTACTTCGCATTCGCGTGTCTCCTGTACTCGATCTGGCGGGCAGTCGATCTGCTCGTCCAGGTCGAACTGACTGGTGAGTACGAACATTCGCCCATTGTGACAGCAGATAACACGCTGACGTTGCTCAAGAAAGAGACGGGAATCGGCTAG
- a CDS encoding MFS transporter → MNRDFLAAVSAYSWHNWELFGLRNWLLPFLITSSAFATVGSAIAPGLVVGGTIIMGGFGNIAGGLLSDRIGRLRTIAVGLGGGVVLSAGFGGLGSLPFMILILVTLCYGFIISVDSAPTSTLVTEVVADDHVGKALSIQSLAGFSTTVVSPVVFGFALDRSGYALAFPTLAVGALFGLLSVTILAYRRNR, encoded by the coding sequence TTGAACCGCGACTTCCTCGCCGCAGTCAGCGCCTACTCATGGCACAACTGGGAACTGTTCGGGCTCAGAAATTGGTTATTACCCTTTTTGATCACGTCTTCAGCCTTCGCAACTGTCGGGTCAGCCATCGCTCCTGGCCTCGTTGTCGGTGGGACGATCATTATGGGTGGATTCGGTAATATTGCAGGTGGGTTGCTCAGTGACCGCATAGGACGACTTCGCACCATCGCAGTGGGTCTTGGAGGCGGTGTTGTGCTGAGTGCGGGTTTTGGGGGATTGGGGTCGCTTCCGTTTATGATACTAATTTTAGTGACTTTGTGCTATGGATTCATTATTTCTGTGGATAGCGCCCCAACATCAACGCTCGTAACGGAGGTCGTTGCAGACGACCATGTTGGAAAGGCCCTCTCTATCCAGTCCTTGGCTGGGTTTTCCACTACGGTCGTCTCTCCGGTCGTGTTCGGTTTCGCGCTTGACCGTAGTGGATATGCCCTCGCGTTTCCGACGCTAGCTGTTGGGGCGTTGTTTGGATTACTATCGGTTACCATCCTTGCCTATAGGCGGAACCGCTGA
- a CDS encoding IS5 family transposase codes for MRSKRSTIRQCKHLAKEHVDNPDEPAAPTGDSGFAEWVQITLILLHTELNKSFRETEAWFHDSKPLHEELKLSKTPDHTTLCRWEQNVSMRELRSLLRRSAQQAGWSGTAAIDASGFQRDQTSCYYRTRADFSFQKIKTTVLVDTDTLAIRDAHFTTKRKWDGHIGLQVYRRNADDLQELLADANYSWGYFRGECREGNTRPVIKHKEHNGLKKAHNARIDDDTYNQRTMSETAFSMLKKDGERLRSRTWHGQFRELTRKCIVHNLSRAAS; via the coding sequence ATGAGGTCGAAGCGATCAACCATACGACAGTGTAAGCATCTTGCCAAAGAGCACGTTGACAATCCAGATGAACCCGCTGCGCCGACTGGCGACAGCGGGTTCGCTGAGTGGGTACAGATCACTCTCATTCTCCTGCACACAGAGCTCAACAAGAGCTTTCGAGAGACAGAGGCGTGGTTTCACGACTCCAAACCACTTCATGAAGAGCTCAAACTATCGAAAACGCCGGACCACACGACACTCTGCCGATGGGAGCAGAATGTTTCAATGCGAGAGCTTCGAAGCCTGCTGCGCCGAAGCGCGCAGCAGGCTGGCTGGTCAGGAACCGCAGCTATTGATGCCAGCGGCTTCCAGCGAGATCAGACAAGTTGCTACTATCGTACCCGAGCCGACTTTTCATTCCAGAAAATCAAGACTACCGTACTGGTCGATACGGACACATTAGCCATTAGAGACGCCCATTTCACCACGAAACGGAAATGGGACGGCCACATTGGGCTGCAGGTCTATCGGCGCAACGCCGATGACCTGCAAGAGCTACTGGCGGATGCGAACTATTCGTGGGGGTATTTTCGTGGCGAATGCCGCGAAGGAAATACGCGGCCAGTGATCAAACACAAAGAACACAATGGACTAAAGAAGGCTCATAACGCCCGAATTGACGATGATACGTACAACCAGCGAACAATGAGTGAGACAGCGTTCTCCATGCTCAAGAAGGACGGAGAACGGTTACGCTCCCGAACGTGGCACGGCCAGTTCCGGGAGCTCACTCGTAAGTGCATCGTGCACAACCTATCGCGGGCGGCGAGCTGA
- a CDS encoding MFS transporter translates to MQNSTRALVVTSVALFLSVLVWFNYSAVLPFVVEEWELSSTEAGVVFAAFQAGYLVAIVPAGWLSDQYSPRWVIAIGSVGTAIPSLVFAGVADDVVVGTILRFVSGVFIAGVYIPGMRFISGWYSESTRGRALGLYIGTFELGCLVAPLIDGSFSPSAFGFRETRKE, encoded by the coding sequence ATGCAGAACTCTACTCGTGCTCTCGTGGTTACGTCCGTCGCGTTGTTCCTTTCTGTTCTCGTGTGGTTCAATTACTCGGCTGTACTCCCGTTCGTTGTTGAGGAGTGGGAACTCTCCAGTACAGAAGCAGGAGTCGTCTTCGCTGCCTTCCAGGCTGGCTATCTCGTTGCGATTGTCCCAGCAGGATGGCTCTCCGACCAGTATTCACCACGCTGGGTAATCGCAATCGGTTCTGTTGGAACTGCAATACCAAGTCTCGTGTTCGCCGGAGTGGCCGATGACGTTGTTGTCGGTACCATCCTGCGGTTTGTATCAGGTGTGTTCATCGCAGGCGTCTACATTCCAGGTATGCGATTCATCAGTGGCTGGTACTCCGAATCCACAAGAGGTCGAGCACTCGGTCTCTATATTGGAACCTTCGAACTGGGTTGCCTCGTTGCACCGCTAATTGACGGTAGTTTCAGTCCTTCTGCGTTTGGTTTTCGTGAAACTCGTAAGGAATAG
- a CDS encoding sugar phosphate isomerase/epimerase: protein MTRLGAAMDVRFEESVEEFIELITSLGLNHIELKREYLEGHPDAPSAAAVGELAEQYDISVTYHAPFRDWNIGSFNDAIREASVDQVRDTLDDALAADAEGVVLHGGSVPHRYPKWVRQEAAANAHRSLVECAEYADDVGVPLCLENQPRNDAKHRYTTTPTTLAKTLAEVPVSAETLQVTLDIGHAKANGEHWQEFVDQFGDRIHICHLHDNDGNEDTHEPLTEYKHLVDAIPADTFVFEMKDTADIAQCVRPGATN from the coding sequence ATGACTCGACTTGGGGCCGCAATGGACGTTCGGTTCGAGGAGTCGGTCGAAGAGTTCATCGAACTAATCACCTCATTAGGTCTGAACCACATCGAACTCAAGCGTGAGTATCTCGAAGGACACCCCGACGCACCGTCGGCTGCCGCAGTCGGCGAGTTGGCCGAACAGTACGACATCTCTGTGACGTACCACGCACCGTTCAGGGACTGGAATATTGGCAGCTTCAACGATGCTATCCGGGAAGCAAGCGTCGATCAGGTCCGAGACACGCTTGACGATGCACTTGCCGCAGACGCCGAAGGAGTTGTCCTCCATGGCGGCTCGGTTCCGCATCGCTACCCAAAGTGGGTTCGTCAAGAGGCGGCTGCAAATGCACATCGCTCACTAGTCGAATGCGCCGAATACGCTGACGACGTCGGAGTCCCACTCTGCTTGGAGAATCAGCCTCGAAACGATGCGAAACATCGCTATACGACCACGCCAACGACCCTCGCCAAGACGCTTGCAGAGGTCCCTGTCTCAGCTGAAACGCTCCAGGTCACTCTCGATATCGGGCACGCGAAAGCGAACGGTGAACACTGGCAAGAGTTCGTAGACCAGTTCGGGGACCGAATACACATTTGTCACCTGCACGATAACGATGGGAACGAGGACACACACGAACCCTTGACGGAGTATAAGCATCTCGTGGACGCTATCCCAGCTGACACATTTGTATTCGAAATGAAAGACACGGCTGATATCGCTCAGTGTGTCCGTCCTGGCGCGACCAATTAG
- a CDS encoding alpha-D-ribose 1-methylphosphonate 5-triphosphate diphosphatase has product MSSQYDDQMSTATRVIKNARIVTPTDIIEGAIRIEGDRLAGIGDVDRQADQRIDAEGCLVLPGLIDLHGDDIETELYPRSGARMDTGLALAASDRANVAAGITTKFHAISFEVDHEADRSPEIASEITAAVRDSDDLIADHRIHARCEVTQEESVDAVNAVINDETVSLVSVMSHVPGKGQFEDEEAFRQYYQGSRDHSAEEIENIIQRRQRPNVETIRDRVTDIVSTATRHNIPVASHDDENAGEVEHLDDVGVDISEYPITIETAQRAHDLGMTVTMGAPNLVRGESQWGNLRTADAIDADAVDALVADYYPMSLLAAPFVDTGEPLPTRVARVTKNPAEAVGLTDRGRIIEDARADLVVVDEEPTPTVVRAFVAGDPVFHAEGTQ; this is encoded by the coding sequence ATGAGTAGCCAATACGACGATCAGATGTCGACCGCGACGAGGGTCATTAAAAACGCACGCATCGTTACGCCCACTGATATCATCGAAGGAGCAATCCGAATTGAGGGTGACCGCCTCGCCGGCATCGGCGATGTCGACCGTCAGGCAGATCAGCGTATCGACGCCGAAGGGTGTTTGGTACTCCCCGGACTGATCGACCTCCACGGCGACGACATCGAAACCGAACTGTATCCGCGGTCAGGGGCACGTATGGACACGGGACTCGCCTTGGCTGCAAGTGACCGTGCGAACGTCGCAGCCGGAATCACGACGAAGTTCCACGCGATCTCCTTCGAGGTCGATCACGAGGCCGATCGGTCACCTGAAATAGCGTCAGAAATTACGGCTGCCGTCCGAGACTCCGACGACCTCATAGCCGATCACCGAATCCACGCTCGGTGTGAAGTAACACAGGAGGAGTCAGTCGACGCGGTGAATGCTGTCATCAATGACGAAACGGTGAGCCTCGTCTCGGTGATGAGCCATGTACCAGGAAAAGGACAGTTCGAGGACGAGGAGGCGTTCCGTCAGTACTACCAGGGCTCACGCGATCACTCGGCTGAGGAGATAGAAAACATAATTCAGCGGCGTCAGCGGCCGAATGTCGAGACGATACGTGACCGAGTGACCGACATTGTCTCGACGGCCACGCGTCATAATATCCCCGTAGCGTCACATGACGACGAAAATGCCGGTGAGGTCGAACACCTCGACGATGTCGGTGTCGACATAAGTGAGTACCCGATTACGATCGAGACAGCACAGCGAGCCCACGACCTCGGGATGACTGTCACAATGGGGGCACCGAATCTCGTCCGTGGCGAGAGCCAGTGGGGGAACCTCCGAACAGCAGATGCGATAGACGCCGACGCAGTCGACGCATTGGTCGCGGATTACTATCCGATGTCGCTTCTGGCGGCGCCGTTCGTCGACACAGGAGAACCGCTTCCGACCCGAGTCGCCCGCGTCACAAAGAATCCGGCCGAAGCCGTTGGACTGACAGATAGAGGGCGGATTATCGAGGATGCCCGGGCTGATCTCGTGGTAGTCGACGAAGAACCGACGCCGACAGTGGTCCGTGCGTTCGTCGCCGGGGACCCAGTCTTCCACGCGGAGGGTACGCAATGA
- the phnL gene encoding phosphonate C-P lyase system protein PhnL — MVLSIENLSKTFEMHILDHKQVVGLDDISFTVDDGEFVAVVGESGSGKSSLLKCIYRTYEPSSGSILYQNGGDEVDLATCDEREVLRLRENAIGYTSQFLTEIPRVPAVDVVARPLREQGMATDAARQRAEELLSRLQLPSELWEAYPATFSGGERQRVNLAQALATDPDLLLLDEPTSALDPDTREAAIELLRDALDDGTTVIGVFHNADVVEAVADRVVVVDQAQLQRIVDVDEYQGVVV; from the coding sequence ATGGTACTATCAATCGAGAACCTGAGCAAGACTTTCGAGATGCACATTCTGGACCATAAGCAAGTCGTCGGTCTAGACGACATCTCATTCACAGTCGACGATGGAGAGTTCGTCGCCGTCGTCGGTGAATCCGGCAGCGGAAAGTCGTCACTGCTAAAATGCATTTATCGAACCTACGAACCGTCGAGTGGATCGATCCTCTATCAGAACGGCGGCGATGAGGTCGATCTGGCGACCTGTGACGAGCGCGAGGTTCTCCGACTCCGTGAGAACGCCATCGGGTACACTTCCCAGTTCCTCACAGAGATTCCTCGGGTACCGGCAGTCGATGTTGTCGCTCGTCCACTCCGTGAGCAGGGAATGGCCACCGACGCCGCCCGTCAACGTGCAGAAGAGCTACTCTCCCGGTTACAGTTGCCGTCGGAACTGTGGGAAGCGTATCCTGCGACCTTCAGTGGTGGCGAACGACAACGAGTAAATCTCGCGCAGGCGCTGGCCACAGATCCAGACCTCCTGTTACTCGATGAACCGACCAGTGCCCTCGACCCGGATACCCGGGAAGCCGCGATCGAGCTCCTTCGTGACGCACTTGATGACGGCACCACCGTTATCGGTGTCTTCCACAACGCTGACGTCGTCGAGGCAGTGGCAGACCGTGTCGTCGTCGTCGACCAGGCACAGCTACAACGCATCGTAGACGTGGACGAGTATCAGGGGGTGGTAGTATGA
- a CDS encoding ATP-binding cassette domain-containing protein has translation MNLFEADGLTKRYGDGCPDCISRTGDAAGTNQCPTCGSIVACADVDLTVEMGEVLGIVGESGSGKSSLAEMLAIEPAEDGTVDGDLRYEQYDGNLLQADYQTRQRLRNDHISLVHQHIRDGLQLEFSGGGNVAEKLLAAGWRNYEDVRTRVRELFEETEVPVDRMDDPTHTYSGGMKRRVQIARALATNPELVVLDEPTTGLDVSVQAQVLDTFRRIQREQDVAAIVVSHDLEVVRLLADRTLVMRHGRVIESGLTDRIMEDPHHEYTQMLINSVI, from the coding sequence ATGAATCTGTTTGAAGCCGACGGCTTGACCAAACGATACGGTGACGGTTGTCCGGACTGTATCAGTCGAACCGGTGACGCAGCCGGGACGAACCAGTGTCCGACATGCGGAAGCATCGTCGCCTGTGCCGATGTCGATCTGACCGTCGAAATGGGCGAAGTGCTCGGTATCGTCGGCGAGTCAGGGTCGGGCAAGTCGAGTCTCGCGGAAATGCTCGCGATCGAACCCGCTGAGGACGGTACCGTCGACGGTGACCTTCGGTACGAACAGTACGACGGAAACCTGCTACAGGCCGACTACCAGACGCGACAGCGCTTGCGTAACGACCACATTAGTCTCGTCCACCAGCACATTCGTGACGGGCTCCAACTGGAGTTTTCCGGCGGTGGGAACGTCGCAGAGAAGCTCCTCGCTGCCGGATGGCGTAATTACGAAGATGTCCGAACCCGTGTCCGAGAATTGTTCGAGGAAACGGAAGTTCCGGTCGACCGAATGGACGACCCGACACACACCTACTCTGGTGGGATGAAACGGCGTGTCCAGATTGCTCGTGCACTCGCTACCAATCCCGAACTCGTCGTCCTCGACGAGCCGACGACAGGGCTGGACGTGAGTGTCCAAGCACAGGTCCTAGATACGTTCCGACGTATCCAACGCGAGCAAGATGTGGCTGCGATCGTCGTCTCACACGACCTCGAAGTGGTTCGGTTACTGGCCGATCGGACGCTCGTGATGCGTCACGGACGCGTCATTGAGTCCGGTCTCACTGACCGCATTATGGAAGACCCACACCACGAATACACGCAGATGCTGATCAATTCGGTGATATAA
- a CDS encoding alpha-D-ribose 1-methylphosphonate 5-phosphate C-P-lyase PhnJ: MTDNNAVSDGTVSVNSVDAALEALNGDGLEGYNYAYLDEHTKREVRRALLKAIALPGHQVPYASRPMPLARGWGTGGIQASLSLLGPKDTFKVIDQGSDESVNAANIRRLAANTADVETTTDTTDADVIQTRHRIPEEVLTDEQILVLQVPITDALRKVDGSDAANRRRHAHKNYGKMWVHLYENVVEYGEINIAARYPVMVAGRYLMDPSPIPRWDVPKLDDADNLFVFAAGREARIYAVPPHTDIKPLAFEDREFQVERFPETRCHACGSTDTFLIEVETDDGQRVYACNDTSFCLKRQDAPDLTKDHQCDSDGVDWGPGTPDAAGDSGGDDA, from the coding sequence ATGACTGACAACAACGCTGTTTCCGACGGGACAGTTTCTGTTAATTCGGTTGATGCGGCTTTAGAAGCGCTTAACGGTGACGGACTGGAGGGCTACAACTACGCCTACCTGGACGAACACACGAAACGCGAGGTCCGGCGTGCCCTTCTCAAAGCTATTGCACTCCCGGGCCATCAAGTACCGTACGCATCGCGACCGATGCCGCTAGCTCGCGGCTGGGGTACCGGGGGTATTCAGGCATCACTGTCGCTTCTGGGTCCCAAGGATACGTTCAAAGTTATCGATCAGGGCTCCGACGAGTCGGTCAACGCGGCAAATATTCGCCGATTAGCCGCTAACACCGCAGATGTAGAAACAACAACCGATACCACAGACGCAGACGTTATTCAGACCCGCCACCGCATCCCCGAGGAAGTACTGACTGACGAGCAGATTCTCGTATTACAGGTGCCTATCACGGACGCTCTCAGAAAGGTCGATGGCTCGGACGCGGCCAACCGGCGTCGACATGCCCACAAGAACTACGGGAAGATGTGGGTGCATCTTTATGAAAACGTCGTCGAATACGGCGAAATCAACATCGCAGCCCGGTACCCGGTGATGGTCGCCGGGCGCTATCTGATGGATCCGTCGCCGATCCCGCGCTGGGACGTTCCCAAACTGGACGATGCAGACAACCTGTTCGTGTTCGCTGCTGGCCGTGAGGCCCGCATCTACGCCGTGCCACCACACACGGACATCAAGCCGCTGGCCTTCGAGGACCGCGAGTTTCAGGTTGAGCGGTTCCCCGAAACGCGCTGTCACGCCTGCGGATCGACGGACACATTCTTGATCGAAGTCGAGACTGACGACGGCCAGCGCGTCTATGCGTGCAACGATACGTCGTTCTGCCTGAAACGGCAGGATGCTCCCGATCTCACCAAAGACCACCAGTGCGACAGTGACGGGGTTGACTGGGGTCCTGGAACACCAGATGCGGCCGGCGATTCGGGAGGTGACGACGCATGA
- a CDS encoding carbon-phosphorus lyase complex subunit PhnI, with protein sequence MGYVAVKAGEELIDRAEQLFEKQRLNTTGEVLSLDEIEGQLGRLSAQVMSDSGLYAPRLAALAVKQAQGDTVEASFLLRAYRSTLERWGETDPVDPDEMFAIRRVSPAYKDVPGGQILGPTKDYTQRLLDFDLADESETNKSVNPTDEWDIDEESPETLTNVMDLLRDEGLVHEPDSDYESSPTDTTRESVTHPASRDTILQELARGETGAVTALGYSALRGYGQVHPTLAEVKVGRLPVTIDHPYTGDSVTVTEVEVSESEAVVPVYAKRDDPQFAFGYGLTFGRNERKAISMTILDASIQLDGEDEPAEDPEFVLDTIDGMDSFGFIEHLKLPHYVTFQSILDRIRGIRDRKGLKNGSESGRPDADSSEVNADD encoded by the coding sequence ATGGGGTACGTCGCCGTCAAGGCCGGCGAAGAACTCATCGATCGTGCGGAGCAGTTGTTCGAAAAACAGCGTTTAAACACCACTGGTGAAGTCCTCTCTTTGGATGAAATTGAGGGACAGCTTGGGCGTCTGAGCGCACAGGTCATGAGCGATAGCGGTCTCTACGCCCCGCGACTCGCTGCCCTTGCGGTGAAACAGGCTCAGGGTGACACTGTCGAGGCTTCGTTCTTGTTGCGCGCGTACCGCTCAACCTTGGAACGTTGGGGGGAAACAGATCCGGTGGATCCAGACGAAATGTTTGCGATCAGGCGGGTCTCTCCTGCATACAAAGACGTCCCGGGCGGACAGATTCTCGGTCCTACAAAGGACTACACACAGCGCTTACTCGATTTTGATCTTGCGGATGAATCTGAAACCAACAAATCCGTGAATCCGACGGATGAGTGGGATATCGATGAGGAGTCTCCCGAGACGCTGACGAACGTAATGGACCTCCTCCGTGATGAGGGGCTTGTACACGAACCGGATAGCGACTACGAATCTTCACCAACGGACACGACACGAGAGTCCGTGACACATCCGGCCAGTCGTGATACCATCTTGCAAGAACTTGCTCGCGGTGAAACCGGCGCCGTTACCGCACTTGGCTATTCGGCGCTCCGAGGATACGGTCAGGTTCACCCGACACTCGCCGAAGTCAAGGTCGGCCGATTGCCGGTGACAATCGACCATCCGTACACTGGAGATTCAGTGACCGTTACCGAAGTCGAGGTGAGCGAAAGCGAGGCTGTTGTCCCGGTGTATGCAAAGCGTGACGATCCGCAGTTCGCGTTCGGTTACGGGTTAACGTTTGGACGTAACGAGCGCAAAGCAATCTCGATGACTATTCTGGACGCGTCGATACAACTTGATGGTGAGGACGAGCCGGCTGAAGACCCCGAGTTCGTCCTCGACACGATTGATGGAATGGATTCCTTCGGGTTTATCGAACACCTCAAACTCCCCCACTACGTCACGTTCCAGTCGATCCTCGATCGGATTCGTGGTATTCGTGACCGGAAGGGGCTCAAGAACGGGTCCGAATCAGGCAGACCCGACGCGGATAGCTCAGAGGTGAACGCCGATGACTGA
- the phnH gene encoding phosphonate C-P lyase system protein PhnH gives MRSLGLDPVHGTRETFRTLCDAMSRPGTIQQTPNEPADYAVVATLVDHEVKTYTPDSTLKKALSEQGRLQDAQPEDADIVHTHGAPSWDVGELDRGSLVEPSDGATVIYRVESVSNSNTNGSTSVTLSGPGVSDATTVHIGLPAAELDSIHQAQSTYPRGIDVVFTVGDQIVAVPRSVSMEVV, from the coding sequence ATGAGATCACTCGGTCTCGATCCTGTCCACGGGACACGTGAGACCTTCCGAACACTTTGTGACGCGATGAGTCGGCCTGGAACGATCCAGCAGACGCCGAATGAACCGGCCGACTATGCCGTTGTAGCGACTCTCGTTGACCACGAGGTCAAAACCTACACGCCAGATAGTACGCTAAAAAAGGCTCTTTCAGAGCAGGGCCGCCTGCAGGACGCACAACCGGAAGATGCTGATATCGTTCACACCCACGGCGCGCCATCGTGGGATGTCGGTGAGCTGGACCGTGGATCACTCGTTGAACCCAGTGACGGGGCGACAGTAATATATCGTGTCGAGTCGGTTTCGAACAGTAATACCAACGGCTCGACGAGCGTTACGCTGTCAGGGCCGGGAGTCTCAGATGCGACGACGGTGCACATTGGGCTACCAGCCGCCGAACTCGATTCGATTCACCAAGCTCAGTCGACGTATCCACGCGGTATCGACGTAGTGTTCACCGTCGGAGACCAGATCGTCGCAGTACCACGGTCTGTCTCTATGGAGGTGGTTTGA
- the phnG gene encoding phosphonate C-P lyase system protein PhnG, which yields MNDAYDRSDRFELIAACDEDVLARFANEILEPNPNMTVLQEPKPQLLMQQVREPVEHRPFNLGEVVVTPAEVKLSQNRGFAMQPGKSERAALSGAIVDAAVAARHELSDKIVEKLEAVGKSRRAEQTHEWNESRHTAVEFETMEDEL from the coding sequence ATGAACGATGCCTACGACCGCTCGGATCGGTTCGAGCTCATCGCTGCATGTGATGAGGACGTACTCGCTCGATTCGCGAATGAAATTCTCGAGCCGAATCCGAATATGACGGTCCTTCAGGAACCGAAGCCACAGTTGCTTATGCAGCAGGTACGTGAGCCTGTTGAGCATCGCCCGTTCAACCTAGGCGAAGTCGTGGTCACTCCTGCGGAGGTAAAGCTCAGTCAGAACCGCGGCTTTGCGATGCAGCCTGGGAAATCCGAACGAGCCGCACTTTCTGGGGCTATCGTTGATGCTGCTGTCGCGGCCCGCCACGAGTTGAGCGATAAAATAGTGGAAAAGCTCGAAGCGGTCGGCAAGAGCCGCCGAGCCGAACAGACACACGAGTGGAATGAGAGCCGTCATACTGCGGTCGAATTCGAGACGATGGAGGACGAATTATGA